The proteins below come from a single Agrobacterium vitis genomic window:
- a CDS encoding response regulator: MKAVAKEVTIVMVEDDEGHARLIEKNVRRAGVNNEIVPFTNGTDALDYILGTDRSGETSADRYLLILLDLNLPDMSGTDILEQVKTNQHTRRLPVVILTTTDDQREIQRCYDLGANVYITKPVDYDNFANAIRQLGLFFSVMQIP, translated from the coding sequence ATGAAAGCAGTGGCCAAGGAAGTGACCATCGTCATGGTCGAAGACGACGAGGGACATGCACGCCTGATCGAAAAAAATGTCCGCCGGGCCGGGGTCAACAATGAGATCGTGCCGTTTACCAATGGCACCGACGCGCTGGATTATATCCTGGGTACGGACCGTTCCGGCGAAACCTCGGCAGATCGATACCTGCTAATTTTACTCGATCTTAACTTGCCGGATATGTCGGGCACCGATATACTCGAACAAGTTAAGACCAATCAGCACACACGTCGGCTGCCGGTCGTCATTCTCACCACAACGGATGATCAACGGGAAATTCAGCGCTGCTACGATCTTGGTGCGAATGTCTACATCACCAAACCGGTGGATTATGACAATTTCGCCAATGCCATTCGTCAGCTCGGGCTGTTCTTTTCCGTGATGCAGATTCCGTAA
- a CDS encoding sensor histidine kinase codes for MNVRILYLDDDPAIVRLVQKALGRNGHSVTHAEDLERALGFLASENFDVIVLDHYLSNMTGHDVLAHLRGRHIMTPVVYVTGSNEARIAIDAIKAGASDYVIKTTSEDFLSLLESAIRQSVENARLREAKVKADEEIRLAKERAEALLSEVNHRVANSLALVASLLRLQIANARSDEVKAELTETQARITAIAGMHRSLYTSDDVSRVDMDIYIANLVREIGGSLANPDKPITLTVDAEPISLTADRAVSIGMIVTELVTNAIKYAYPDRKDGEIRVRLCHAQPGHALLTVEDDGIGISPGAAPKGTGLGSRIIKSMAATLGEGLFYQEIAAGTIACVPIDLAR; via the coding sequence ATGAATGTCCGAATTCTTTATCTCGATGACGACCCGGCCATCGTGCGACTGGTGCAGAAAGCACTCGGGCGCAACGGACATTCCGTCACCCATGCCGAAGATCTGGAGCGGGCGCTGGGCTTTCTGGCGTCTGAAAACTTCGACGTTATTGTTCTCGATCATTATCTCAGCAATATGACCGGTCACGATGTGCTGGCGCATTTGCGTGGACGGCATATCATGACGCCGGTGGTCTATGTGACCGGTTCCAACGAAGCCCGTATCGCCATAGACGCGATCAAGGCAGGCGCCTCCGATTACGTCATCAAGACGACCAGCGAGGATTTCCTGTCGCTGCTGGAAAGCGCCATCCGACAATCGGTCGAAAATGCCCGGCTGCGCGAAGCCAAGGTCAAAGCGGACGAGGAAATCCGCCTTGCCAAGGAAAGGGCGGAAGCGCTGCTCAGCGAGGTCAACCACCGCGTTGCCAACAGTCTGGCATTGGTGGCAAGCCTACTGCGGCTTCAGATCGCCAATGCCCGCAGCGATGAGGTCAAGGCCGAGCTGACAGAGACCCAGGCTCGCATTACCGCCATTGCCGGCATGCATCGCAGCCTCTACACGTCAGACGATGTCAGCCGGGTCGATATGGACATTTATATCGCCAATCTGGTACGGGAAATCGGCGGTTCGCTTGCCAATCCCGACAAGCCGATCACCCTGACAGTCGATGCCGAGCCGATTTCTCTCACCGCTGACCGCGCCGTCTCCATCGGCATGATCGTCACCGAACTGGTGACCAATGCGATCAAATATGCCTATCCCGACCGTAAGGACGGCGAAATCCGCGTGCGGCTGTGTCATGCGCAGCCCGGCCATGCGCTGTTGACGGTGGAGGATGACGGCATCGGCATCAGTCCTGGCGCTGCCCCGAAGGGCACTGGCCTCGGCAGCCGGATCATCAAATCCATGGCCGCAACGCTGGGCGAAGGGCTCTTCTACCAGGAGATCGCGGCGGGAACGATTGCCTGCGTGCCGATAGACCTAGCCCGATAG